In the genome of Helicovermis profundi, the window ATCCACATTTTTTGTTGATAACATGTGGATTATAATTATTTTAATAGTAAATTTTATAAAAATTATAATTTTTTTTATGCTTTATTCTTTAGGAGGATTTATGAACATCAAGGAAATATGGAAAAACACACTATTAGTAATGAAAACCGAAGTGACAGAAGTTAGTTTTAATACATGGCTTAAAACTATTGAACCAATTACAATCAATGAAAATGTATTTATCTTATCAATACCAAATACTTTCAATAAGGAAATTGTAGAAGGAAGATATTCCTCTTTAATTGCAAATGCCGTAAAGCAAATTACTAATAAAAACTATTTACTTGAATTTATAGTTCCTAGTGAAAGTTCTAGTACAAATTTAACAATTGATAAAGATATTGAGCGCACAAAAATTATTAATTCTAATCTTTTTGATAAACCAATACTTAATCCAAAATACATTTTTAACGAATTTGTAATTGGTAACAGTAATCGATTTGCTCATGCTGCTTCTCTTGCAGTTGCTGAGTCACCAGCTAAAGCATATAATCCTTTATTTATATATGGAGGGGTTGGACTAGGAAAAACTCATCTTATGCATGCTATAGGACATTATATTTTAGAAAAAAATCCTGCTGCAAAGGTTGTTTATGTCTCAAGTGAAAAATTTACTAATGAATTAATTAATTCTATAAAAGACGATAAAAATGTTGAATTTAGAAATCGATATAGAACTATCGATGTTTTATTAGTTGATGATATTCAATTTATCGCTGGTAAGGAAAGAACACAAGAAGAGTTTTTCCATACTTTTAACGCTTTATATGAAGCTAATAAACAAATAATAGTTTCAAGTGATCGACCACCAAAAAATAT includes:
- the dnaA gene encoding chromosomal replication initiator protein DnaA; the protein is MNIKEIWKNTLLVMKTEVTEVSFNTWLKTIEPITINENVFILSIPNTFNKEIVEGRYSSLIANAVKQITNKNYLLEFIVPSESSSTNLTIDKDIERTKIINSNLFDKPILNPKYIFNEFVIGNSNRFAHAASLAVAESPAKAYNPLFIYGGVGLGKTHLMHAIGHYILEKNPAAKVVYVSSEKFTNELINSIKDDKNVEFRNRYRTIDVLLVDDIQFIAGKERTQEEFFHTFNALYEANKQIIVSSDRPPKNIPTLEERLRSRFEWGLITDIQAPDFETRIAILRKKAETDNIQIPNDVYEFIAKNIKSNIRELEGALTRIIAYSSLTNKEINEDLALEALKDIISSSKPKKIDSEYIIKFISEYFNIKEVDLISKKRTRTISYPRQIAMYICRELTDLSLPKIGEEFGGRDHSTVIHAYDKISNEMKNNLDTNNKINKMIKDIQNE